The proteins below come from a single Desulfitobacterium metallireducens DSM 15288 genomic window:
- a CDS encoding phosphodiester glycosidase family protein — MGTTGIPGSSRQTVQPRRLQGKPAGVYHYSRKKRRLRRIGAKSVTMIALLSLIFIGFRFAPFQPFEGLRNLWVTTAMTTLNHQYLATWFFSEDEIQKIMDSNQAANLGNSNPSAINTLGTNKDKGIDLVDISQKGFKGYLLKVKDPSRVKVAATQYLGTRGEKAEEIAKETGAVAVINGGAFSDPEGNGSGGNPLGILISNGKIIHKDNLNQYDLIGMDRNNKLILGHYTFAQIQKMGIRDAVSFDPFLVVNGKPAITQGDGGWGIAPRTAIGQARDGTILMLVIDGRQVGSVGATLKDVQDIMLKQGAYNVANLDGGASSVLYYQQQMVNSPSSKYGDRHLPSFFIVK; from the coding sequence ATGGGTACTACAGGAATTCCCGGGTCTTCACGTCAGACGGTGCAACCACGACGGTTACAAGGAAAACCTGCAGGGGTTTATCATTATAGTCGCAAGAAGAGGCGGCTGCGGCGAATTGGTGCTAAGAGCGTTACGATGATTGCTCTTCTTTCCCTCATCTTTATCGGATTCCGATTTGCCCCTTTCCAACCTTTTGAGGGGTTACGCAATTTATGGGTGACTACAGCTATGACGACGTTAAACCATCAATACTTGGCAACCTGGTTTTTCAGTGAAGATGAGATTCAAAAAATTATGGATAGTAATCAAGCGGCTAATCTAGGAAATTCGAATCCTTCGGCCATCAATACTTTAGGTACAAATAAAGATAAAGGAATTGATTTGGTCGACATTAGTCAAAAAGGGTTTAAAGGATATTTACTTAAGGTCAAGGATCCCTCACGAGTTAAAGTTGCAGCAACGCAGTATCTTGGGACGCGGGGAGAAAAGGCCGAAGAGATAGCGAAGGAAACGGGAGCTGTTGCAGTCATCAATGGAGGAGCGTTTAGTGATCCGGAAGGGAACGGGAGCGGCGGAAATCCTTTGGGTATTCTCATCTCGAATGGGAAAATTATCCATAAAGATAATTTGAATCAATATGATCTGATTGGAATGGACCGTAACAATAAACTGATCTTGGGGCATTATACTTTTGCGCAAATTCAGAAGATGGGTATTCGTGACGCAGTCTCGTTTGATCCTTTTCTTGTCGTTAATGGTAAACCTGCGATCACCCAAGGCGATGGGGGATGGGGAATTGCTCCACGGACAGCGATTGGACAAGCCCGGGATGGCACAATCTTGATGCTGGTCATTGACGGACGTCAAGTCGGTTCGGTCGGGGCTACTCTCAAAGACGTTCAGGATATCATGCTCAAGCAGGGTGCTTATAATGTAGCTAATCTTGACGGAGGTGCTTCATCTGTGCTCTATTATCAGCAGCAGATGGTAAACAGTCCATCAAGTAAGTATGGGGATCGCCATCTACCCTCGTTCTTTATTGTGAAGTAA
- a CDS encoding putative bifunctional diguanylate cyclase/phosphodiesterase — protein MYSFILILLIIPLINDSPEGIYEMMWILYLLPPILVLFYHGYKTGILTGLFCVLLQSSYELHEYFLHPEEYSFNNFNVTFAIAIAITTVTLSIGFLMRHREKKQIELEKLSQDLEFLANHDTLTALPNRRAFEQRMDEALQEAKDTDRMFALIFCDLDQFKNLNDTAGHRIGDLVLFEIAQRVKQIIRGEDFISRLGGDEFIIFLDGVSSPEEVTNITQAILSTIEQPIILDTLEYKISASLGIALYPQDSIDPSMLLQHADIAMYQSKARGNGNYTFFTPEMGKALLRQTRLASGLKSALARNEFTVVYQPLCDAKTGEVTSAEALIRWNHSKMGLIPPNEFIPIAEETRIIIPIGEWVLRSAVQEAKRWHDAGHMIIVAVNISCIQLEECHCYQKIQQILAETGLEPQFLELEITERVALSNPEEMIRILNNLRSIGIKIAIDDFGTGYSSLSYLKKYPVHTIKIDRSFIQDIAFEVRDRAMLKALLIMAKSLNFSTVAEGVETPEQFSILSDMGCNVVQGFLLSTPLSGEEFFNFITNRRMEEGQLLSSLG, from the coding sequence TTGTACAGTTTTATTCTCATTCTCCTCATTATTCCCTTAATCAATGATTCTCCTGAAGGCATCTATGAAATGATGTGGATTCTCTATTTATTACCTCCCATTTTAGTTCTCTTTTATCATGGCTATAAAACGGGCATCTTGACCGGACTCTTTTGTGTGCTATTGCAGTCTTCTTATGAGCTTCATGAATATTTCCTTCACCCAGAAGAATATAGCTTTAATAACTTTAATGTTACTTTCGCAATTGCCATCGCGATAACCACAGTAACCCTGAGTATTGGATTCTTAATGCGGCATAGGGAAAAAAAGCAAATCGAATTAGAGAAACTCAGTCAAGATCTTGAATTCTTGGCTAATCACGATACCTTAACTGCTCTTCCTAATCGCCGTGCGTTTGAGCAAAGGATGGATGAAGCGCTCCAAGAAGCTAAGGACACAGATCGAATGTTTGCCTTAATTTTTTGTGATTTAGATCAGTTTAAAAATCTCAATGACACGGCAGGACATCGCATCGGAGATTTAGTCCTCTTCGAAATTGCTCAGCGTGTAAAACAAATTATTCGGGGAGAAGATTTTATTTCGCGCCTAGGCGGAGACGAATTCATCATCTTTTTAGATGGCGTTTCCTCACCTGAGGAAGTCACGAACATCACCCAAGCTATCCTTTCAACCATAGAACAACCGATAATACTAGATACGCTGGAATATAAAATATCAGCAAGTTTAGGAATTGCGCTCTACCCTCAAGATAGTATTGACCCCTCCATGCTGCTCCAACATGCCGATATTGCAATGTATCAATCTAAAGCACGTGGCAACGGCAATTATACCTTTTTTACACCCGAAATGGGCAAGGCACTTTTACGCCAGACTCGCTTAGCATCCGGTTTGAAAAGTGCCTTAGCACGGAATGAATTTACCGTTGTTTATCAACCTCTATGTGATGCTAAGACAGGAGAAGTAACCAGCGCTGAAGCTTTAATTCGTTGGAACCATTCAAAAATGGGACTGATCCCACCTAACGAATTTATTCCTATAGCTGAAGAAACAAGAATCATCATTCCGATTGGAGAATGGGTGTTAAGATCAGCTGTCCAAGAAGCGAAACGATGGCATGATGCCGGACATATGATCATTGTCGCAGTCAACATCTCCTGCATCCAGTTGGAAGAGTGTCATTGCTATCAAAAGATTCAGCAAATTCTTGCCGAGACAGGGCTCGAACCGCAATTTCTTGAACTAGAAATTACTGAACGTGTCGCTCTTTCTAACCCTGAAGAGATGATCCGTATATTGAACAATCTTAGGTCCATAGGCATAAAGATTGCGATTGATGACTTTGGAACAGGCTATAGCTCCTTAAGTTATCTGAAGAAATACCCTGTCCACACCATAAAAATAGACCGATCTTTCATTCAGGATATCGCCTTCGAAGTGCGCGATAGAGCAATGTTAAAAGCTCTCCTGATTATGGCCAAGAGTCTTAACTTTTCCACAGTCGCCGAAGGTGTAGAAACGCCTGAGCAATTTTCTATTCTATCAGACATGGGATGTAACGTGGTTCAAGGCTTTTTATTGAGTACCCCACTCTCCGGCGAAGAGTTTTTTAATTTCATAACAAATAGGAGGATGGAAGAAGGTCAACTCCTTTCCTCGCTCGGTTAA
- a CDS encoding class I SAM-dependent methyltransferase, protein MVSVENKRVEDMNYFELLAWLGIGSSHPGGFPATKLNLETVQIKSESYVLDAGCGSGLTACHLAKTTGCQIIGIDISPQMIEKATQRAKKEGVSHLIEFRVADVAHLPFAENSFDWVIAESITVFLDKVQVYKEFYRVLKPEGQVADLEMALLHELPAPLKPQLAECFGPSTNPLSFEEWCHSITEAGFQNVEIKNPQPLKNNGNLIASELKKDWILIKDLADKVSKQPGLIPRLQKNVSFTRRTQGYFGFGLIYGRKPTPPAPPVSPRLGFKRWLLNLIHAKQAK, encoded by the coding sequence ATGGTTTCTGTTGAGAACAAGAGAGTCGAAGATATGAATTATTTTGAACTACTGGCATGGTTAGGCATTGGTAGCTCCCACCCCGGTGGTTTCCCTGCAACTAAGTTGAATTTAGAAACAGTACAGATCAAGTCTGAATCATATGTACTTGACGCCGGATGTGGTAGTGGACTTACAGCCTGTCATCTCGCTAAGACGACAGGTTGCCAAATAATAGGAATCGATATTAGTCCTCAGATGATTGAAAAAGCCACCCAAAGAGCGAAAAAAGAAGGGGTATCACACCTTATAGAATTTAGGGTGGCCGATGTTGCCCACTTGCCTTTCGCCGAAAATTCTTTTGATTGGGTCATTGCTGAATCAATAACCGTATTTTTAGATAAAGTCCAGGTGTACAAAGAGTTCTACCGCGTGCTCAAGCCTGAAGGTCAGGTCGCCGATCTCGAAATGGCCTTGCTTCATGAGTTACCCGCCCCCCTCAAACCCCAACTGGCAGAGTGCTTTGGACCAAGCACCAATCCTCTATCCTTTGAAGAATGGTGTCACTCAATAACCGAAGCGGGATTTCAGAATGTAGAAATCAAAAACCCACAACCTTTAAAAAACAATGGGAACCTAATTGCGAGTGAGCTTAAGAAGGATTGGATCTTAATCAAAGATCTAGCTGACAAAGTAAGCAAACAGCCCGGGTTAATACCCAGGTTGCAAAAAAATGTGAGTTTCACGAGGAGAACCCAAGGTTACTTTGGATTTGGCTTGATCTATGGACGCAAACCCACTCCACCCGCACCTCCTGTTTCCCCTCGATTAGGCTTCAAACGCTGGCTCTTAAACTTGATCCACGCTAAGCAAGCAAAATAG
- the cbiQ gene encoding cobalt ECF transporter T component CbiQ has product MELPSWLSEMSPAVQLDVGGGRRKRNFIEKTLKDIVSFLSDAFFSEKIALRKGFLQGLDPRVKVLSLIFLLVAVNLCSNLGLLWIFYFILLAIAVLSKLPFRLMLSRVWLVIPLFTGIMVFPSLFNWVRPGDPLWVIGNFGHPLRFGPLVFPATLAVSKQGVAGGILLISRVGISVSLAMVLTLSTRWMDILRALRSFFIPRIFISTTEMTYRYIFVLIKAMEEIFIARKARDAGQSSVKEQRSFIATTMGGLFGKSLQMSEEVYSAMVARGYTGEMRMIHQKSMVWQDIFILMVALLAGLIMIATNKVLGG; this is encoded by the coding sequence ATGGAACTTCCAAGCTGGTTAAGTGAGATGAGCCCCGCAGTGCAACTTGACGTTGGTGGGGGGCGACGTAAAAGAAATTTCATCGAGAAGACGCTGAAAGATATCGTTAGCTTTCTCAGTGATGCATTTTTCTCAGAAAAAATCGCGTTGAGAAAAGGCTTTTTACAAGGGCTAGATCCTCGCGTTAAAGTATTGTCCCTAATTTTTCTCTTGGTCGCCGTTAATCTTTGCTCAAATCTTGGTTTGCTCTGGATCTTCTATTTTATTCTACTCGCGATTGCGGTACTTTCAAAACTGCCATTTCGACTAATGCTTTCTAGAGTTTGGTTAGTCATTCCTTTGTTTACAGGGATCATGGTGTTTCCCTCACTCTTTAACTGGGTACGACCAGGTGATCCGCTATGGGTCATTGGAAATTTTGGACATCCCTTGCGCTTCGGCCCACTTGTTTTCCCGGCAACTCTAGCTGTGTCGAAGCAGGGGGTAGCAGGAGGAATCTTACTCATTAGCCGAGTAGGTATCTCTGTTTCTTTAGCTATGGTGTTGACCCTTAGTACACGCTGGATGGATATTCTCAGGGCTTTGCGTTCGTTCTTTATCCCGCGTATCTTCATCAGTACGACAGAGATGACTTACCGATATATTTTCGTCTTAATTAAAGCGATGGAGGAAATTTTTATTGCGCGCAAGGCTAGGGATGCAGGACAGTCCTCAGTGAAGGAACAACGGAGTTTTATAGCAACTACGATGGGTGGATTGTTTGGCAAGTCTTTACAAATGAGCGAGGAAGTGTACAGCGCGATGGTTGCTCGTGGCTATACAGGAGAAATGCGCATGATTCATCAGAAAAGCATGGTCTGGCAAGATATTTTCATTTTGATGGTTGCCCTTCTGGCAGGACTAATTATGATTGCAACTAACAAAGTCCTAGGAGGGTGA
- a CDS encoding ArsB/NhaD family transporter: MPELVMTFLTIMAFLLTMILVIWRPRGLNEAIPATVGAFLIVLSGSVSFEDLGTIGATISSAAITIIATIVMANVLESFGFFYWAAEGLAARSNGSGIRLFWYVNLICFLMTLFFNNDGSILITTPILLILLDKLHFKNSEKIPYLISGALIATASSAPIGVSNIVNLISLKIVETTLYMYTLMMFIPAILGLLVLLSLLFLLFYHQLPRKLPTLKAGLFETYLNGPPLHKVRRLPFQTHPPHPHPPHDTTPGDHPVPPHLLPQPHPTLQPPHLKDRNAFMRNILLFVFFVRISLFVGSYLGIPISWVAVMGSLLLLSWRWLFFKISPADLLKKTPWHIFVFAFGMYVIIYGLNNIGLTHWLVNVFHPLVYGDFFKASLAMGSLISLMSIFFNNHPALLIGTLTLTSMQLDPYTLKIAYLASVIGSDMGSLILPIGTLASLMWLNILKQHNIKLLWKDYVSVTLRVIPPSLLFTLIFLAYWVEWIYQ; this comes from the coding sequence ATGCCAGAATTAGTCATGACCTTTCTTACGATCATGGCATTCTTGCTCACCATGATTTTAGTGATCTGGCGACCGCGGGGGTTAAACGAAGCAATACCTGCTACCGTTGGAGCTTTCTTAATCGTTCTTAGCGGAAGTGTATCCTTCGAAGATTTAGGCACGATCGGCGCCACAATCAGCAGTGCTGCCATCACAATCATTGCAACGATCGTGATGGCCAATGTCTTAGAAAGCTTTGGATTCTTTTATTGGGCAGCTGAAGGTTTAGCCGCTAGATCAAACGGTTCAGGAATCCGTCTTTTCTGGTACGTGAATTTAATTTGCTTTCTAATGACGCTTTTCTTTAATAATGACGGGAGTATCTTGATTACTACCCCCATCCTGCTCATCCTTCTCGATAAACTCCATTTTAAAAATAGCGAAAAAATTCCCTATCTCATCTCAGGGGCATTGATCGCCACAGCCTCCAGCGCACCCATCGGCGTCAGCAATATTGTTAACTTGATCTCCTTAAAAATCGTCGAAACAACATTGTATATGTATACTTTAATGATGTTTATCCCAGCGATCCTCGGCTTACTCGTTCTATTATCCCTTTTGTTTCTTCTTTTTTACCATCAATTACCGCGTAAATTACCTACGCTAAAAGCAGGACTCTTCGAGACGTACTTGAATGGACCTCCTCTTCATAAGGTGCGGCGCCTTCCTTTTCAAACTCATCCTCCGCATCCACATCCTCCCCATGATACTACTCCGGGAGATCATCCTGTCCCTCCTCACCTGCTCCCTCAACCTCACCCTACGCTTCAACCTCCTCACCTAAAAGACCGCAACGCCTTTATGCGGAATATTCTTCTCTTTGTCTTTTTTGTGAGGATCAGCCTTTTTGTAGGTTCATATTTGGGAATCCCCATTTCGTGGGTTGCTGTTATGGGTTCCTTACTCCTGCTCAGTTGGCGATGGTTATTTTTCAAAATCTCCCCAGCCGATTTATTGAAAAAGACTCCCTGGCACATCTTCGTTTTTGCTTTCGGGATGTACGTTATCATCTATGGTTTAAACAACATCGGCTTAACCCATTGGTTAGTAAACGTCTTCCACCCGTTAGTTTATGGGGACTTCTTCAAAGCCAGTTTAGCCATGGGATCACTCATCTCGCTAATGTCGATATTTTTCAACAATCATCCGGCTTTATTAATAGGAACACTAACCTTAACAAGCATGCAACTCGATCCTTACACGCTGAAGATTGCTTATCTCGCCAGTGTAATTGGCAGTGACATGGGATCCTTAATCTTGCCAATTGGGACTCTTGCTTCGTTAATGTGGTTGAACATTCTAAAACAGCACAACATTAAACTTCTCTGGAAGGATTATGTCAGCGTTACGCTCCGAGTTATCCCCCCATCTCTTTTATTTACACTCATTTTTTTGGCCTATTGGGTCGAGTGGATCTATCAATAG
- a CDS encoding CGGC domain-containing protein: MKVGLIRCMQTEDMCPATTDFKVMKEKKLAFANVEEDIEVIGVNTCGGCPGKKAVTRATEMIKRGADTIVLASCITRGNPIGFPCPHAEQMKQAISKKIGDTIRLIDYTH; this comes from the coding sequence ATGAAGGTTGGATTAATTCGATGTATGCAAACTGAGGACATGTGTCCTGCTACGACCGATTTTAAAGTTATGAAGGAAAAGAAACTTGCCTTTGCAAATGTGGAAGAAGATATCGAAGTAATTGGAGTAAATACCTGTGGGGGTTGTCCTGGAAAAAAAGCGGTTACTCGGGCTACAGAAATGATTAAACGTGGTGCTGACACAATTGTATTAGCTTCCTGTATTACAAGAGGAAATCCTATTGGCTTTCCTTGTCCACATGCCGAACAAATGAAACAAGCAATTTCTAAAAAGATTGGTGATACTATAAGACTAATAGATTATACTCATTAG
- a CDS encoding LysR family transcriptional regulator codes for MDIQQFRAFREVARQRSFSGAAKELFLSQPAISRQVAALETEIGLPLFVRMGNNISLTDPGRRLLIYVDDILLKLDQAESVIRDLKDLESGTVIVAADNYLGKYFLPRFIGEFHRRYPTLQLHLITHPQESLVGLLANGQADLAFFCGEPKRNLPLTFEQLCTEELCFVAPGSLNLDIAGNIEKYAPFLFPPKSSSFGEDYELLLPVSIDRTNSLITIESLEGIRTLLNEGFGCSILPKNLIHWELEKGFLQSMPIGLECPVILTYPKDTRLAHPVLLFMGVIHKMLSI; via the coding sequence GTGGATATACAACAGTTTAGAGCCTTTCGCGAAGTAGCACGACAGCGAAGCTTTTCTGGAGCAGCAAAAGAATTATTTCTTAGCCAACCTGCGATATCACGTCAAGTAGCTGCTTTAGAGACTGAGATAGGATTACCGCTGTTTGTTCGTATGGGCAATAACATTTCTCTGACTGATCCCGGTCGGAGGCTTCTGATTTATGTAGATGACATTCTCCTTAAACTTGACCAAGCTGAATCTGTCATCAGGGATTTAAAGGACTTAGAAAGCGGTACAGTTATTGTTGCAGCTGATAATTATTTAGGTAAATACTTTTTGCCACGCTTTATCGGTGAGTTTCATCGCCGCTATCCAACCCTTCAACTTCATTTAATTACTCATCCGCAAGAAAGTTTAGTAGGCCTGTTAGCGAATGGGCAAGCAGACTTAGCCTTTTTCTGCGGGGAACCAAAACGGAATTTACCGCTTACGTTCGAACAACTATGTACAGAAGAACTTTGTTTTGTAGCTCCTGGGTCACTCAATCTTGATATTGCCGGCAATATTGAAAAATATGCTCCTTTTCTATTTCCGCCGAAAAGTTCCTCTTTTGGCGAGGACTACGAACTTTTGTTGCCTGTATCTATTGATCGCACCAATTCACTAATTACCATTGAGTCTCTTGAAGGAATTAGAACGCTTCTTAATGAAGGCTTTGGGTGTAGTATATTACCGAAGAACCTTATTCATTGGGAACTCGAAAAAGGCTTCTTGCAATCCATGCCGATTGGACTTGAATGCCCTGTGATTCTCACCTATCCAAAGGATACCCGGCTTGCTCATCCCGTTCTACTTTTTATGGGGGTTATTCATAAAATGTTATCAATTTAG
- the cytX gene encoding putative hydroxymethylpyrimidine transporter CytX, whose product MFLLWAGAAISISEIYTGGLTAPLGLAKGLAAILIGHLIGTLLLAFGGYISFQSGKTAMEKVRDSLGPVGVKVIAFLNVLQLIGWGTVMIIQAGRAFGGIANLSLPVSMIIMGFAVLIWAFFFNNYSKALNDIFVLILLVLSVMIFFRIDMQSLPPITGQMNFATAVELSIAMPISWLPLIGDYTKNGQSKRGVVLSSFIGYFIGSMLMYLLGFLITLHTGMDVIEYIVQSNMKFIAGFIIIIATVTTAFMDIYSAVISSKQLFPFKNENLMIVLYSLISLMIAFVFPIENFESFLLMIGSVFIPVYTIVFIEYLTHYKGQSSKLNTLGILIAAFGTFLYQYFVNVEWGSPTIMVFILVAVIYLTLKKVIIHDALS is encoded by the coding sequence ATGTTTCTTTTATGGGCTGGAGCAGCCATTTCAATTTCTGAAATTTATACCGGGGGGCTAACCGCTCCATTAGGACTGGCGAAAGGCTTAGCTGCTATTCTTATCGGACACCTGATTGGCACTTTGCTTCTGGCATTTGGCGGTTATATCTCTTTTCAAAGCGGTAAAACAGCCATGGAAAAAGTCCGCGACTCCCTGGGGCCAGTAGGAGTAAAAGTTATTGCTTTCCTAAATGTTCTCCAACTCATTGGTTGGGGTACAGTCATGATTATCCAAGCGGGAAGAGCCTTTGGCGGAATCGCTAATCTATCTTTACCGGTCTCCATGATTATAATGGGCTTTGCCGTCTTAATCTGGGCCTTTTTCTTTAATAACTATTCCAAAGCCCTCAATGATATTTTTGTCCTTATTCTGCTTGTCCTGAGCGTCATGATCTTTTTCCGCATTGATATGCAATCCCTCCCTCCAATAACTGGACAGATGAATTTTGCGACTGCGGTGGAACTCTCCATTGCCATGCCTATTTCCTGGCTACCACTCATTGGAGATTACACTAAAAATGGGCAAAGCAAAAGAGGGGTCGTTCTCTCCAGCTTCATCGGCTACTTTATCGGCAGTATGCTTATGTATCTTCTAGGCTTCCTCATTACTCTCCATACGGGGATGGATGTTATCGAATATATCGTGCAGAGCAATATGAAGTTTATCGCTGGCTTTATCATCATCATTGCTACGGTGACAACTGCTTTTATGGATATTTATTCGGCTGTCATTTCCTCTAAACAACTCTTTCCATTTAAAAACGAAAATCTAATGATTGTCCTTTATTCGTTAATTTCTCTTATGATTGCTTTTGTCTTCCCGATCGAAAACTTCGAAAGCTTTCTACTGATGATCGGCAGTGTCTTCATTCCAGTCTACACGATCGTCTTTATCGAGTATCTTACCCATTATAAAGGGCAGAGCTCAAAGCTCAATACGTTAGGCATCCTCATCGCGGCTTTTGGAACATTCCTTTATCAATACTTCGTCAATGTCGAATGGGGCTCACCGACGATTATGGTCTTTATTCTTGTTGCAGTAATTTATTTAACGTTAAAAAAAGTGATAATTCATGATGCTTTATCCTAA
- a CDS encoding LapA family protein translates to MFLLILTLLFALLVAIFAVQNAAPVSINLFWITTQVPLVLVILGSVLAGAVIVVLIAMWRKIRPKKKNKGMSIVPVEEKNMDSKENNFSEQVTMKQFTPEEK, encoded by the coding sequence ATGTTTTTATTAATTTTAACGTTGCTTTTTGCGTTGCTTGTCGCTATATTTGCGGTCCAAAATGCTGCCCCAGTCTCGATAAATTTATTTTGGATAACAACACAGGTCCCTTTGGTTCTCGTCATTTTAGGCTCGGTGCTCGCAGGAGCAGTAATTGTTGTTTTGATTGCTATGTGGCGGAAAATACGTCCCAAAAAGAAAAATAAGGGTATGTCCATAGTACCGGTAGAAGAAAAGAACATGGATTCGAAAGAAAATAATTTCTCAGAGCAAGTTACTATGAAACAATTTACGCCAGAAGAAAAATAG
- a CDS encoding pirin family protein — translation MSNIRTINKIITGERATDGAGVKLVRVIGYDDTQDFDPFLMMDAFDSVNPNDYTKGFPWHPHRGIETVTYLIKGDIEHGDNLGNKGSILDGDCQWMTAGSGIIHQEMPKRSEWLFGVQLWLNLPAKDKMVSPQYRGIQKHDIPIVDEEDSKVHIIAGNYKGIPGALEGDYVKPLYFDVEVKKDREWTFETEEDSTLFIYILQGEGFFDPQNEAFISEKHAVLFNKGKDFRVKASNQGIRFLLLSGKPLKEPIAWGGPIVMNTREELDLAFKELNENKFVK, via the coding sequence ATGAGCAATATTCGAACTATTAATAAAATTATTACCGGGGAAAGGGCAACCGATGGTGCTGGCGTAAAGTTAGTCAGAGTTATTGGCTATGATGATACTCAAGATTTTGATCCCTTCTTGATGATGGATGCCTTTGATTCTGTTAATCCAAACGACTATACTAAAGGTTTCCCGTGGCATCCTCATCGAGGAATAGAAACAGTTACCTATCTTATCAAAGGAGATATAGAACATGGGGATAACCTAGGGAACAAAGGAAGTATTCTTGATGGAGATTGTCAGTGGATGACAGCTGGTTCAGGAATTATTCATCAAGAGATGCCGAAACGGAGTGAGTGGTTGTTTGGAGTTCAACTATGGCTTAATCTACCTGCTAAAGATAAAATGGTTTCACCACAGTATAGAGGAATCCAAAAGCACGATATTCCTATCGTGGATGAGGAAGATTCCAAAGTCCATATTATAGCGGGAAACTATAAGGGAATACCAGGTGCACTGGAAGGAGATTATGTTAAACCTCTCTATTTTGATGTAGAAGTAAAGAAAGATAGGGAATGGACTTTCGAAACGGAGGAAGATTCCACCTTATTCATTTATATTCTTCAAGGAGAAGGTTTCTTTGATCCCCAGAATGAAGCGTTTATTTCGGAAAAGCATGCGGTCCTATTTAATAAAGGAAAAGATTTCCGAGTAAAAGCTTCAAATCAAGGAATTCGGTTCTTACTTTTATCCGGGAAACCACTCAAAGAGCCTATTGCCTGGGGTGGTCCAATCGTGATGAACACAAGAGAAGAGCTGGATCTTGCGTTCAAAGAACTCAATGAGAATAAATTCGTCAAATAA
- a CDS encoding SHOCT domain-containing protein — MMRYGLGTNHGYATGWASGGTIILIFLMVIVSIAVFSFSNDYFKKKNHPKHNKLLKILEDKYINEEISDDDYIERNSLLDDEYLLHSDNPAIMQLKEQYAKCEIDSREYIKRKKELSERRNQFALDILRERYAKGEISSEEFRKIKADIQYD, encoded by the coding sequence ATGATGAGATATGGATTAGGTACAAATCATGGTTATGCCACGGGCTGGGCAAGTGGAGGTACAATTATTCTTATCTTTTTAATGGTGATAGTATCAATTGCGGTCTTTAGTTTTTCAAATGACTATTTTAAGAAAAAAAATCATCCTAAACATAACAAGCTTTTAAAAATACTTGAAGATAAATATATAAACGAAGAAATCAGTGATGATGATTACATTGAAAGAAACAGTCTACTCGATGATGAGTATTTGCTCCATTCAGATAATCCTGCAATAATGCAACTTAAAGAGCAATACGCAAAGTGTGAAATTGATTCCCGCGAATATATCAAAAGGAAAAAAGAATTAAGTGAACGCAGAAATCAATTTGCTCTGGATATCCTCAGAGAGAGGTATGCCAAGGGTGAAATTTCTTCAGAAGAGTTTCGAAAGATAAAAGCAGATATCCAATATGATTAG
- a CDS encoding 4Fe-4S dicluster domain-containing protein has protein sequence MSKAAYVDPIKCDRSPLCPSKRSCPEKAITQEKLGFLSRGPAYVNPDLCVACGVCIKSCPHGAVSFKGSEPGQKKKKKKTK, from the coding sequence GTGAGTAAAGCAGCATATGTTGATCCCATAAAATGTGATCGTTCACCGTTGTGTCCTTCTAAACGTTCTTGCCCCGAGAAAGCGATCACCCAGGAGAAATTAGGTTTTCTTAGTCGAGGACCCGCTTATGTAAATCCAGATTTATGCGTCGCCTGTGGGGTTTGTATCAAAAGTTGTCCCCATGGGGCCGTGAGCTTTAAAGGATCTGAACCCGGACAAAAAAAGAAAAAAAAGAAAACTAAATAA